The stretch of DNA AAAGAAATCTGAGCTAGGGGTAGCATGTGCAGTCCTGTTCTCCTTCAGGAATAATGACTTGAtccccctgccacaggctgcCTTTCAAAAAGTGTTTTGAGACACAAGTATAAATGTAAAAGCACCCCTACTAGCAGAGACTTTCTCTGCATGACTGTCTTACAATGGATACAAAGAGGGACATAGCTGATCAGTTACCTGAGTCAAGACATGATTCCCTAGAGCAAAACCTCTCACTCGCTCCTCTGATCTGATACCTCTCTTTCCACAGGTAGTTTTACTTCTTTCGTTCTAGGACAAGGCTTCTGCAGGCTAGGAAAAGGGTTACATGGCTCCAGCCTCACTCCAGGTGGTATTTGGGTCTTGCAGGAATCTCATGGAACTCACTCATTTTTCCCACTACATGCCCATACAGATGAGATGCCATTTGTAAAATCAATAAAGTAGACACAAAGacattttatgcttttatattcACTATTATTTATATTCATTATTATTCACGTTATATGTTGGCTGGTGCTTAGAAAGTCCAGACATACTTAGCAAAGCATGACAGAAACTGGCTGGGTCAGACCTTCAAGTCCTTCTCATCTGTGTTAATCTCCATGAAAATCACCTGAGTTAGGGCCATGCGGTGCATGTAGTTTTCAGTGTATGACAGGTAGAAGTTCTGCATTTGGGTGCTTCCCCAAATCTGAAATTTCCACAGTTCATTGCTTTAATATTAAGTTATTAACATGTCACTAAGAAACGGTTGTTGCATGCTGAGCATTTTCCATACCTTCTTGTAAGAATGAGGAAGATTGCCACCAAAAGGGCTGTCAAACTCTGCAACAGGCTGCCCAtggaagtggttgagtcactgTGTGTAGACTtgcacttggggacagggtttagTGGTGAAATTGGGCATTGTTTGGTTTacagttggatttgatgatcttaggATActttttccagcctaaatgattcagattctaaataaaaaatagtacACATGGTTACTTTGCCTAACACACGGTTGTGGTTCTCATTCAGAGACTGAATGTGTCCTTGTTATTCCCTTTCCCCTAGATGGATCCCTGCTCTTTCAGCAACTGCCAATGGTAGAGATCGATGGGATGAAGCTGGTGCAGACCAGAGCCATTGCCAACTACATAGCAACGAAGTACAACCTCTACGGGAAGGACCTGAAGGAGAGAGCCCTGTACTGTCACAGTAGCACCTTTGCTTGTTAGACCCCAGCTCACACCGTAGCTCTGTGTAACACAAGGATATCCCAGCTCACAGCTAGATTCAGAGGGAGAGAGCAGCGCTTCATGCAGCATGTGATGACTGTGACTGCAGGTGATGGCTACAGCAGTGACAGCCAGCTAGATTAGATAGGGCAAGCGAGCCCATGAATCATCAGTCAGAGGTCAATGCAGTTATGAGAGGAAAGCAGTCAGGGGGCAGACTGTCTTActgatgctgcttttcattttctcctgcacTTGTCAGCAGCATCATTTTCACCTCATCAAATTCAGGGCAATGTTTTCTAAGGAAACAAATAAACTTCTCTCTCTTATACCCAGGAATTAGTATAGAGTTAGAGTGAATAACTGGTTGTCAAAGGATAGGACTCTTAGGGCACGTGTTTTGACCTGAGGTATTTTTGAATGTTTCAAATTAATAAGCACTGGTAAACACATGTCAAGATATTTGCTAGATATTGTACAGACCTGCTGTTCAACTTACCCTGTCTGACTGGGTTTTTAGCACAAGTTTGAGTGACACACCCAGTAGTTTTGCTCACgaattttgcatttgtttttcaccCAAGctcccctgctgcctgcccccAATGAAACTTTTCCAGACTATGCGTGTGTGTGATAGAAGAGGCAGCGATTTCCCAGCATCTCAGAGAGGTTATGCCAGTAGCTTTTGTGCTGTTCATACCTGCTGTGTTTGACCTGACCAAGTGGATCCATTCCTTTCAGAATCGATATGTATGTGGAAGGAATGTTCGATCTGAACGAGTTGCTCATGTACTACGTCTTCCAGCCAGCAGACAAAAAGGAGCAACATTTCACTAATATGATGGACAAGGCCACAAACAGATATTTCCCAGTCTTTGAGAAGGTATGTGGCAAAGAGGTTGTAGCTTAATTGATGCTGTTATCTTGAACCTCCATCCTGGATCCACACAAGTTTtatgaaggaaaacagaagaaaaattaccacTTGAACATAAATGCTCTGGTTTTGGTGGTGCTGGGAGTAAGATGGAGGCAGGACACTAGAGAGGGGACAGAAGGCACTACAGATCTGGGAGAGATGTAAAGCTGCAAAAACCTAGCACACACTGAGCTCCCCAAATGTCCATGTTTGCATCTGTGTGTTGTTTCAGACCAAAGACACTACAGCATCAGCTTTGACATAAAGTTTCCTCCTGAAGTGCAGATTCCCCTCTACCGCAGATGCTATGTGAAAGTATTACAGTTCCTTCTGTATCTCATACAGCTTAGCCTTCAATGCAGCTACAGCAGCCAAGGCCAGATGAGCACAACTGAGCTGCCAGACAGCAGTGTAGAAGAGAAAGGGCTGATAGATTATGCCTAGGATGGCAGTGCCATCAGATCACTGTTTGTACTACAGGTGTTTGAAGAACAATGGATGACCCTGCTTTGAAGATACCCTATTAAGtaacacagagaaaagacaTCATCTCCTTCTGGTTCTCCGTTTTTAGGTTTTGAAAGAGCATGGAAAAGACTTCCTGGTTGGCAaccagctgagcagagcagatgtGCAATTACTTGAAATCATTTTAATGGCAGAGGAGTTCAAACCTGATATACTTGCCAAATTTCCTCTCTTGCAGGTAAATGAATGGGCAGTTTGAATGGACAATGAATTGGAAAGGAGCACTGATTTAAACTGGCTGAGAAGTATGGGAGAGTGGGAGGGTGAGATGTGACATGCAAAATAATCAGATGCCCTAAGTACTTCTAGCTGGCCTCACATACTCATTGATACTGCTACCTTCTGTCACCACAACCCCAAAAGTATAAGAGGGGGACGCATATAGTTTCTTCTGCAGCATCAAGCCACAATGTGACTTTCAGAGTATGGGTAACATTGAAATGTCTGACAGTTGCAATGATTCTTAAGCACagtgctgttttggttttggttttttttttttttgtagagcTTCAAAGCAAGAATAAGCAATATCCCCACAATAAAGAaattcctgcagcctggcagccagAGAAAACCACCAACACGAGAGGAAGATGTACCCAAAGTGATGAAAATTTTCCACTCCTGAGCAGCACCCTAAAGCCACAAAAAGTCAATTTCATTGTGTTTGCTGATAGtgagaaattaatgaaaacactgaaaaccaaGGTTTTTGATCTCTCTTTCCTTAGCTACAGAACTGGTTTTAGCCTACTGCAAACACTTCAAGGTAAAGCTACATGAGCCTACCAGCAAAGGAAAGAGTTCACTGATTTGGGGGTATAGTGGACAACACAGGATGCCTTAAATAACTAAAGAGAATACCTGAAATAAAGTCTTACTATTGATACTCAAAACCCAGCTGTTCATTgatttcttgctgctgcttcagtgcCTAAGATCTCTCTGGTTCTGTTTTTCCGGCGCTCCCAAGAATAGTTGGAAAATTAGGAGAGTTTATCCCAAACAGTAGGTCATGtattttttctgggaaatgcCAGGAAAAGCCTGCAGGTTGTGGTTAgattgatgccatgaagattttttgccttttcttttatacccctgttataccttttttacaacctctgtattcctagtgctttttgcctatattcttggacttgtttgtcaagctaagagactaaacattttagaagcttcatagctagggatcagtgtgccccagaccccaaggtcctctccagaacacattctgtaaaccaagatagaaccatccaggggaaggttccttggggaggggggttcacttgagcctctcattggggaatcttggatagatatgctaattagtgagacctataatgttatacccgatctttgGGGGATACTCGGGcagggtgcatctcgatgcatatgacgtggacatgtgcacctaaggatccttaaaataaataccaaggtaaaatcccttttccccttctaaccgtgtacgactcttgattttaagaccaggaaaaggcatcaagaTGGGGATGAAAGGTTTGGATTCAGCTTTCCTCTGAGCTTAACTTGGAATATCCTTGGACCAGAGGTCCTACTGCACCTCTGGTTTAGACTCTTAAACTCTTGTACTGCAGCTTCACCAATGTTTCCTTTATCAGAAGGTCTATTGTAGCAGCTAAAAGCACTTTGCAGACTCTGAGAAAGGAATGCTTGTCACCAGCTGTGAAGTTTAAAACCTATTGTTTGAGGAAAGAGGATGGTGTCAGGTATTAGTGAGACCTTGGAATGTAGGACTCCGTGCTGACTTGCATCACTTTTTATTAAACCAAGTTTTATACAAGTTGTACTCGAGTTGTTCATTACCATCACTTAAATCAAGCTCCACTACTGAGGTTAGCAAGACTGTTGAACTGACAAATATGTGCATTTATGTAgtgaaaggtgttcctgcccagggcaggagggttggaacgagatgatctttaaggtcccttctaacccaaaccattctatgattctgtgaaattatttgaaCACCAAATAAACCACGTAAATGAAAGAGCCAGTGCTCTAAATCCAGCTAAAACTAGAGCACTGGCAGTTTTCATCTGGGTAAACTGAGGGCAATGTAGCTCTTGCTAAACCCAACAGTTTCTTTATAAGAAATGTCAGGCAGCTGGAACCAGTTTTTGTcatcaaaaaaggaaataaacccgtttttcagcagcaaagcatGTATTAAAGGGAgttgctgcaggagctgtttccCTCCTGCCTCACTGAAGCATTCAGACAGCActtgcagctgctgtgtgctgtcAGAAACTCAAGCCAGAAACTGGTGCTGTGCGTACTGACTCCATGCCAGGAGGAGCTCCGGGCATGGCTGTGTGGTTTCACGATCCCCCACACAGATCCCCGCCTTTGCCCACACAGAGCCAGAGCCCCTGGCACACGGAATGCTTGGCACCCCTTgcacaggggctgcagccccggTGTCTCCCCTGGTCACACCATCACTGCTGCTCACTGCTGCCTCGGGGGTCTCCAAGCCTGTCCCCTGCCCACTCCTGTCCTAGCCATGTCCCTGAGGTGTGGCTGCCTCGGAACCAGCCCAGTGAAAATGCTGACCAGAAAACCCGGGCTTGTTACCCAGTGCACAACGAACCAATAATTACACACTTGAGAGAGACTTTGACTCTCTATTTCAGAGTTGTGCAAGCCTGGTTGCTTGGTGGTATTCCAAAAATCAAGCACAACTTCTTACTATTTATTCATTTTAGCAAGCAAAGGCATTAATGTTCATTGATTACATGTTACCTAGTTCTCTTAATAATTACTATTCTATCTTCTATTGGTCAATTATTCTCCCTCTTCTCATGCTAGTTAGTCCACATGCTTggtctttctcttcttttgagtTGGGTTTCTTGAGTTGGCGGGCTGTGAGTCAGTGGTGGGGGAATCTCTCCCTTCCGGAATTACCTTTTACTCAGCCAGAGCTGATCTCAGCACAGTTTCTGAGTGGGCTTTATTAGATTCTTCCTTATCTTGGGAGTTCTGCCAAATGCCCTCGTGGCCCgtaaattctgcattctttgtaTCCACTATCACAGGCACATCCTTCTTCCCAAGCCTTGTTAACTCCCCCTAGGTCTGAGATCATTAAAACATGTTCAGCCCTTAACAAGGCAATTCTACTGACAAGCAATGACTCTTTCCAACAGCTGGATATCACTTAGACCTTGTTTGGTAGCTGCTCTCTGTTTCACGGATTAAAACTTCTTTCTTGTTGATTAAGCTTGAAAGTATACAGAGATCAAACTTCAAAGCACATCCTTTctcaagaaaatgtttacataTTCTACATTTTGGAACAGAAACCCCGCAGGACTGCAGGGACAAGGCCGAGGTGGCTTTTCCCTGAGCTGCGGTGGCAGGGTTTGGCGCGGCGGTttggcggcggggcgggcggtggGCACGGAGAGGCCGCGGCCGCAGCCCAGGGAGGAGCGGCCGCCTGACGGGGCGGGAGGGCCGAGGGGCGGTGTCGGCGGGGCGAGGAGACGAGAGGAGCGTGTTGGCCGTGTGGCGGCGGGCCGGGCGCTGTGCCGGTGCTGTGCAGTGGCGGTGCTGTGGCGGTGCAGTGGCGGTGCAGCGGCCCGGGCGGACGGTACTGCGGCGGCGGGCGAGGGTCGCGGCGGGGGGCAGGCGGTGCCGGCTCGGTGGAGTGTGTGGATTTTGCCGGGATCTGGGCTCCTGCCTGGAGGGCAAAGGGCGAGGTGCGTGACAGACCGGCTAGCCCTCGAGGAACGTCGTGCCGTGCTGCTCCAGGGAGTTTGTCCAGGGGTTATTCCCCAGCCTCTCTCCGGCAGCAGGGACTCAGGCCGGGTGAGTGGGCACAGAGGAGGGTTGTGTTTGGCTCTGGGTAGGATCAGCGGTGAAGCTGAAGAGGAACTGCTCTTTGGAGTGCAAATTTTGCAATCTCTGGGGGCACTTCACCTTTCCCCTCGTCCGGACACTCCTCCTAGCCCGGGCGGTGGAAGGAAGCGTTCCGGATCCAGACTTGGCCCGAGCCCCAGTGGAAAGCAGCCGctggtgagcagcagctgcagccttaAGGTGGTCCGGAGGCCGAGCCGGGCGGTGCAGCGCGGTGCTGCTGCGAGGTAGAACAGCCCCGTGCGGGACGGGTCCGAGCAACAGAGCGTTGCAGAGAACTGCTGTGAGGCCCATATCCAATTAGGAAGAAAGTTTAAGATCTTGGATCAGGTTGTGAGCTCGCTGCTAAATTAATTTACTTATTTCTCACTGAAAGGCTGGTGCCTGAATTGTTTTGTACAAAACAACGTGGGGAGTTTTTAATGCAGCGATCGCAGCACTAGCTGTCTCTCTGACGCCTGCGTGGCTGTGGTCCAAGGAAGGTCTGATGCACTAAAACATCAAGAAAGTTTGTGATTAATTTTCAGGTCCATTATTGCTATTCAAGAAAGACAATTTACCAATTTTGTGACTCTTTTAAAATGACTCCTCACTATTTACAAAGGGATATTCATTACAGAGCCATAACAGGGTCACCAAAATACTTTGCAGCCCTATGTAGGTATTCAGCCTAAACCCCAAATTCAGACCTTTAGCAGTGCATTCCTGGGAAGATATTCACGGCTGTTTTGAGTGGAACACTGAGTTGAGACTGGCTCTGGGTGGGTTGAATTTtatcagctccagctctgctttgaggAGAGGTCAAGGAAGTTTGCGCCTTCTGCTTACGCTggtattaccgcaggcctgggccctagggtatatcaccgtgtcccgcagccatagggaggaggaggggagaagatccagcaggcaggaattgtgcagcaagattgatttatttaattattttacaaactcttttatagacttttttcttcatagtctaattggaccaaggatcagccaccccttggggtgattggctaaaatcctaaaacatccattgtcaaaatatttttctactataccataaacaagacttttcaaggttgcaggtggcttggttgtttacatactctgctaccccttctgtgagagagaaaagtctctcatggacttagaaaatagcaagaaaatcctcactagcagcatttttgtatctgcAATGCTAGCCTGTCCTTATAGTGTATTTCCCAGCCTTGATCCCACGTGCTGGAGGTTAGAGTGTTTGTCCAGTCTGTGAGGGTTCTAGTGCTGTTCTTTGATGGAGTTGAGACCTACTTTTTGAGCATCAGGGAATGAAGTATTTCTGAAGTATAGAAGATCAGGAGCTCTCTTACTTGGTATAGTGTAAGTCATACATGGGAAGTAGAAATGAAGTGTAGGTCATGGTCTTACGTGTGTAGGGCCTGGTAAGGAAGCTGTGCTAAGTCACTTCTCTGAGTGCCTTGTTGCTCTTCAGGGGTCAGGAATCTAGCTGGGCATCCAGCAGTGCTAGATTAGATGCCAGCTCCAGTCAAG from Corvus cornix cornix isolate S_Up_H32 chromosome 3, ASM73873v5, whole genome shotgun sequence encodes:
- the LOC104693583 gene encoding glutathione S-transferase-like, whose protein sequence is MSGKPKLHYFNGRGRMEPIRWLLAAAGVEFEESYLEKRDDLTKLQQDGSLLFQQLPMVEIDGMKLVQTRAIANYIATKYNLYGKDLKERALIDMYVEGMFDLNELLMYYVFQPADKKEQHFTNMMDKATNRYFPVFEKVLKEHGKDFLVGNQLSRADVQLLEIILMAEEFKPDILAKFPLLQSFKARISNIPTIKKFLQPGSQRKPPTREEDVPKVMKIFHS